From the Leptospira sp. WS60.C2 genome, one window contains:
- a CDS encoding EscU/YscU/HrcU family type III secretion system export apparatus switch protein translates to MKQKMVALAYHPKEHSAPKLVAKAEGALASHLVRIAEEAGVFIVKDEVVVNTLAHLPNGKEIPRELYEVVAAVFRILVLEREKKNN, encoded by the coding sequence ATGAAACAGAAAATGGTTGCCCTTGCCTATCATCCCAAGGAACATTCGGCTCCCAAACTTGTGGCAAAAGCAGAAGGGGCTCTTGCAAGTCACCTAGTACGGATCGCAGAAGAAGCAGGAGTTTTCATCGTCAAGGATGAGGTTGTAGTCAACACACTCGCACATCTCCCTAATGGGAAAGAAATTCCAAGAGAATTGTACGAAGTTGTGGCAGCAGTCTTTCGGATTCTTGTTTTGGAAAGAGAAAAGAAAAACAATTGA
- a CDS encoding HD-GYP domain-containing protein yields MRKISIRDLEAGSKFTKSLYLDKDTVFVGADQPITQQDLDRLQQFGITFILTDGEKVTADQNDKSSGNMGPGYFDTNLPFYQDDENSTRYKYLLEKANSSKVEFNAVFKDCFDLVQKTYKSASEGRYTEIREFREIAERIADHTKANAQIPILLLSHSHSGYYLYTHICYATFFSVMLGNFLEFSRPKLIDLALASLFADIGMVTVPEEVSEKKGNLTELDLKTIKRHPVTGYQILTQRLKLKNSLAIVALQHHEAVDGSGYPQRILANQIEELTKVFMIADQFAAMIHPRPYRSAILPYEAMKIMISENVNRFDLKMVRLFLNKLSMFPVGSGVVLSDLRMGMVIESNKDKPLRPVVRVTKDADGRRLKHLEFVDLMKDLNLYIQQAIPFSQIY; encoded by the coding sequence ATGCGGAAAATCTCCATACGTGACTTAGAGGCTGGTTCTAAGTTTACCAAGTCTCTTTACTTAGATAAAGACACTGTTTTTGTTGGAGCAGACCAACCCATCACACAACAAGACTTAGATCGTTTACAACAATTCGGAATCACCTTCATTCTGACGGATGGAGAAAAAGTAACGGCGGATCAAAATGACAAGTCTTCTGGGAATATGGGTCCAGGTTATTTTGATACAAACCTTCCTTTTTACCAAGATGATGAAAATTCCACACGTTATAAATACCTACTGGAAAAAGCAAATTCTTCCAAAGTAGAATTTAACGCCGTGTTTAAAGACTGTTTTGATTTGGTTCAAAAAACATATAAATCGGCATCTGAAGGTCGTTATACGGAAATCAGAGAGTTTCGAGAAATTGCGGAACGAATTGCCGATCATACCAAGGCAAACGCACAAATTCCAATTTTACTTTTATCACATTCCCATTCAGGATATTACCTCTACACTCACATTTGTTATGCGACATTTTTCTCGGTGATGCTTGGTAATTTTTTAGAATTTTCCAGACCTAAACTCATCGATTTGGCTCTTGCTTCTCTTTTTGCAGACATTGGAATGGTGACCGTTCCCGAAGAAGTTTCGGAAAAAAAAGGAAACCTAACAGAACTGGATCTAAAGACAATCAAACGCCATCCTGTGACTGGTTATCAGATTCTCACACAAAGATTAAAATTAAAAAATTCCCTAGCCATCGTTGCTTTACAACACCATGAAGCAGTGGATGGATCCGGTTACCCACAACGAATCCTTGCCAATCAAATCGAAGAACTCACCAAGGTGTTTATGATCGCCGATCAATTTGCGGCGATGATCCATCCACGACCGTATCGATCTGCAATTCTTCCATACGAAGCTATGAAGATTATGATCAGTGAAAACGTGAACCGTTTTGATTTAAAAATGGTAAGACTGTTTTTAAATAAACTTTCTATGTTTCCTGTGGGGTCCGGAGTGGTTCTTTCTGACCTCAGAATGGGTATGGTGATTGAATCTAATAAAGACAAACCGCTACGACCCGTTGTCCGCGTTACCAAAGATGCTGATGGTAGGCGACTGAAACATCTTGAATTTGTCGATCTAATGAAAGATTTAAATTTGTACATCCAACAAGCCATTCCGTTCTCACAGATTTATTGA